Proteins found in one Rhodoflexus caldus genomic segment:
- a CDS encoding tetratricopeptide repeat-containing sensor histidine kinase: MKQLNRIIFGLWMLFSSAALQAQQPAIDSLQQVATSLSDTDTVKIQTLIALASLQTEQGNYKDAIINCKEAYRLAKEQNRAFSTADAAMRLGSLLGDQSQHKEALGYLQESARLYEKLNERKGTARALNNIAAVYQDMKDYKQAINYMFRALKIMEKLQEPFPIAIITGNIGNLYNLLGQPDKALVYVERSLALHRQLGNKSGEAYALNFLGGVYEKMNKTSQALKYYLEALEIEKALGNRYLMVFSYNNIGEKYMESGNYALAEQYLEDGIKEAKQIGAVRELARLYNTYAMLDSIRQDFRSAFRWHRLHKQYSDSVFNTERSKQVAELQAAFDLEVKENEIQALEQEAAIQQLALDRRNALLAGSIIIAVLLIAVVYIFLNNKQLRTRYDLLLAQQRWRRAQMNPHFFFNALAAVQDVMVKDEPKKAGNYIAKFSRLMRQTLEQSEKEFTTLDDEIVMLTNYLDLQKLRFGNKFDYVIEQNGNLETEELLIPVMLLQPLVENAVEHGLKNIQENGLLRINFTLNGDQLIVVVEDNGVGRDEAAKSKSARGHVSMSSQILESRLELLQKQSGYKAEVRIEDKTAPESGTKATFFLPIKHR, encoded by the coding sequence ATGAAACAGTTAAATCGGATAATCTTTGGCTTGTGGATGCTTTTCTCAAGTGCTGCCCTGCAAGCACAACAGCCTGCAATTGACAGTTTGCAACAGGTTGCAACGTCCCTTTCCGACACCGATACCGTAAAAATACAAACGCTGATTGCATTGGCTTCCCTCCAAACCGAACAAGGGAATTACAAAGATGCCATTATCAATTGCAAAGAGGCTTATCGGCTTGCCAAAGAACAGAATCGGGCATTTAGCACGGCAGATGCTGCCATGCGACTTGGCTCGCTGCTTGGCGACCAGTCGCAGCACAAGGAGGCATTGGGTTACTTGCAGGAGTCTGCCCGTTTGTATGAAAAACTCAACGAGCGCAAGGGAACAGCCCGCGCCCTGAACAACATAGCCGCTGTTTATCAAGATATGAAAGACTACAAACAAGCGATTAACTACATGTTCAGGGCACTGAAAATCATGGAAAAATTGCAGGAGCCTTTTCCGATAGCCATCATCACAGGTAACATTGGCAACCTTTACAACCTGTTGGGACAGCCTGACAAAGCGCTTGTTTACGTAGAACGTTCGCTTGCCCTGCACCGGCAACTGGGCAATAAGTCCGGCGAGGCCTATGCGCTGAATTTTCTGGGCGGCGTTTATGAAAAAATGAACAAAACATCGCAGGCACTCAAATACTATTTGGAGGCATTGGAGATTGAGAAAGCCTTAGGCAATCGCTACCTGATGGTGTTTTCCTACAACAATATCGGCGAAAAGTACATGGAAAGCGGCAACTATGCACTGGCCGAGCAGTATTTGGAAGACGGTATCAAAGAAGCCAAGCAAATCGGTGCCGTGCGCGAGCTGGCACGGCTTTACAATACATATGCCATGCTGGATTCCATCCGTCAAGACTTTCGCTCTGCCTTCCGCTGGCACAGGTTGCACAAACAGTATTCCGACAGTGTTTTTAATACCGAACGCAGCAAACAAGTGGCGGAGTTGCAGGCAGCCTTTGATTTGGAAGTGAAGGAAAATGAAATTCAGGCATTAGAACAGGAAGCAGCCATTCAGCAACTGGCGTTAGACCGTCGGAACGCATTGCTGGCAGGCAGCATCATTATTGCCGTATTGCTGATTGCAGTGGTTTATATCTTCCTGAACAACAAGCAGTTGCGAACCCGTTATGACCTTTTACTTGCACAGCAGCGCTGGCGGCGGGCGCAAATGAATCCGCACTTTTTTTTTAATGCGCTGGCTGCCGTGCAGGATGTGATGGTAAAAGATGAACCCAAAAAAGCAGGAAATTATATCGCCAAATTTTCACGACTGATGCGGCAAACGCTTGAACAGTCGGAAAAGGAGTTTACCACGCTGGACGATGAAATAGTCATGCTGACAAATTATTTAGATTTACAAAAGCTCAGGTTCGGCAATAAATTTGACTATGTAATTGAGCAGAATGGCAATTTGGAAACCGAAGAATTGCTGATTCCTGTGATGCTGCTTCAACCTCTGGTTGAAAACGCAGTAGAACACGGCTTAAAAAACATACAAGAAAATGGTTTGCTTCGCATCAATTTTACCCTGAATGGCGACCAACTCATCGTTGTTGTTGAAGACAATGGGGTAGGTAGAGACGAGGCCGCAAAATCCAAATCAGCGCGTGGACATGTATCCATGTCCTCACAGATTTTAGAAAGTCGTTTGGAGTTGTTGCAAAAACAATCTGGTTACAAAGCCGAAGTGCGAATAGAAGATAAAACTGCGCCTGAAAGCGGTACCAAAGCAACTTTTTTTCTTCCAATTAAACACCGGTAG
- a CDS encoding LytR/AlgR family response regulator transcription factor, giving the protein MKIAIIDDEAHHRSYLKELLADCASAMQLVGEADSVSSGISLIRETRPDILLLDVEMQDGTGFDLLQKIQPVEFQVIFTTAHQSFAIQAFKFSAIDYLLKPVENNELVTALQRASENKRLSDVQVQLTALMGNIQSLSNEPRKIVLKDAENIHLVAISDIIRLEAANNYTLFCLADQRKIIVSKTLKDYERLLEEHFFFRCHQSHLINLHYLQRIGKKDGGSVIMKDNSELPLAIRKRDALIELLEKMFS; this is encoded by the coding sequence ATGAAAATTGCCATTATAGACGACGAGGCACACCACCGAAGCTATTTGAAAGAACTCTTGGCCGATTGCGCATCTGCCATGCAGTTGGTAGGCGAGGCAGACAGTGTGTCGTCTGGAATCAGTCTGATTCGCGAGACAAGGCCAGATATATTGCTGCTCGACGTTGAAATGCAGGATGGCACAGGCTTTGACCTTTTACAAAAAATACAGCCCGTTGAGTTTCAGGTAATTTTCACTACTGCCCATCAATCATTTGCTATTCAGGCGTTTAAGTTTAGTGCGATTGACTATTTGTTGAAGCCTGTTGAGAACAATGAATTGGTAACTGCCTTGCAGCGCGCCTCGGAAAACAAGCGATTGAGCGATGTGCAAGTACAACTGACCGCACTGATGGGTAACATCCAAAGCCTCAGCAATGAGCCGCGCAAAATTGTTTTGAAAGATGCGGAAAATATACATCTGGTAGCTATCAGCGATATTATTCGCTTGGAAGCCGCCAACAACTACACCTTGTTTTGTTTGGCCGACCAGCGCAAAATCATCGTTTCCAAAACATTAAAAGATTATGAACGCCTGTTGGAAGAACATTTTTTCTTTCGTTGCCATCAGTCGCACCTGATTAACTTGCACTATTTGCAACGCATCGGCAAAAAAGACGGCGGCAGCGTAATCATGAAAGACAATTCGGAACTTCCGCTGGCTATCCGCAAACGCGATGCCCTGATAGAACTGTTAGAAAAAATGTTTTCCTGA
- a CDS encoding DUF2911 domain-containing protein, with the protein MLHAQNLPLASPKCEYSQIVGLTKISIQYSRPSVKGRKIWGQLVPYDVTWRTGANEATVITFSDDVWLNDLRIAAGSYALYTIPHKRGEWDVILNKNSRSWGTTGFRPEDNVLSIKARSRKVPFTETFSIDIENITRTTALLVMTWEKIAVSVPIRVEVDEKVNKNITEAIKTAGDNWIIYANSAEYCLRNNIRLGEAKQWIDRALELKPNSFFPHWLKADYAALQGNFKEAIVSAEEALRLGIAESGSNFLYKQEIEKSIALWRSKIN; encoded by the coding sequence GTGTTGCACGCACAAAATCTTCCCCTTGCCAGCCCCAAGTGTGAATACAGCCAAATAGTCGGTCTTACCAAAATCAGTATTCAGTACAGCCGTCCGAGCGTTAAAGGCAGAAAGATATGGGGGCAACTTGTCCCCTACGACGTTACGTGGCGCACGGGTGCCAACGAAGCCACCGTTATCACCTTTTCGGACGATGTATGGCTCAACGATTTGCGAATAGCAGCAGGCAGCTACGCCCTCTACACCATCCCGCACAAAAGAGGCGAATGGGATGTGATTCTCAACAAAAATTCCCGTTCATGGGGCACTACCGGCTTCCGCCCCGAAGACAACGTACTTTCCATTAAGGCACGCAGCCGCAAAGTACCTTTCACCGAAACGTTCAGCATAGATATTGAAAATATCACCCGAACAACGGCCTTACTGGTGATGACATGGGAAAAAATCGCTGTCAGCGTTCCCATTCGCGTAGAAGTGGATGAAAAAGTCAATAAAAATATCACGGAAGCCATTAAAACGGCAGGCGATAATTGGATAATTTATGCCAATTCGGCAGAATACTGCCTGCGCAACAACATAAGGCTTGGTGAGGCGAAGCAATGGATAGATAGGGCCTTAGAACTCAAACCCAACAGTTTTTTCCCGCACTGGTTGAAAGCCGATTATGCAGCCCTGCAAGGCAACTTCAAAGAGGCTATTGTTTCGGCAGAAGAAGCCCTTCGCTTAGGAATTGCAGAAAGCGGCAGCAATTTTTTATACAAACAGGAGATAGAAAAATCAATCGCCCTATGGCGTTCTAAAATCAACTGA
- a CDS encoding alpha/beta fold hydrolase: MQYQIHQVKDFRYIDEGQGETMLLLHGLFGALSNWEHVVAHFSNRYRVVIPMLPIYDMPLTNAGLEGLTAFVADFLKEVPLGKLTLLGNSLGGHIALIFALKNPSAVKRIILTGSSGLFENAMGGSYPKRGNYEFVKERVEYTFYDPHVATKELVDEVFDVTKSIPKCMRMVAIAKSAQRNNLAKELGHIKAPTLLIWGLNDTITPPNVAHEFDELIPNTELRFIDCCGHAPMMEHPEIFNQYVDNFLLRNP, translated from the coding sequence ATGCAATATCAGATACATCAGGTAAAAGACTTCCGCTATATTGACGAAGGCCAAGGAGAAACCATGCTCCTGCTGCACGGGCTGTTTGGCGCACTCAGCAATTGGGAACACGTAGTTGCCCACTTTTCCAATCGCTATCGGGTGGTGATTCCTATGCTGCCCATTTACGACATGCCTCTCACCAATGCAGGACTTGAAGGTCTTACTGCCTTTGTCGCCGACTTTTTGAAAGAAGTTCCGCTGGGCAAACTGACACTTTTAGGTAACTCGCTTGGCGGCCATATTGCACTGATTTTTGCCCTGAAAAACCCCTCTGCCGTTAAACGCATCATCCTTACGGGTAGCTCGGGGCTGTTTGAAAATGCCATGGGCGGCTCCTATCCCAAACGCGGCAACTATGAGTTTGTCAAAGAACGCGTAGAATATACTTTCTACGACCCGCACGTAGCTACAAAAGAGTTGGTTGATGAAGTTTTTGACGTTACCAAAAGTATCCCCAAGTGTATGCGCATGGTGGCTATTGCCAAATCGGCGCAGCGGAACAACCTCGCCAAAGAACTGGGGCACATTAAAGCCCCTACCCTGCTCATCTGGGGACTTAACGATACCATCACTCCGCCCAATGTGGCACATGAGTTTGACGAACTGATTCCCAATACGGAACTGCGCTTTATTGACTGCTGCGGACATGCTCCCATGATGGAGCATCCCGAAATTTTTAACCAATATGTAGATAATTTCCTACTAAGAAACCCCTGA
- a CDS encoding tetratricopeptide repeat protein, protein MTQTRTIFYWLAAGLFFISQSLMAQNWETLFTQGQQALAKKDYKTAVSALERALPNAEQEFKTQHPNYVKTLYTLAEAYKGINEAKKERTCYLTILNVKKDLREERTKEFAQLQFLTAVTYVQTKEYPNAENYFTQSLSLQKSLKQDQTADFVVTQHEYARLLRLTNRLDKAEAQYVPAYEQGIKLLGNKNPRMAEMASEMADVYFRLKNYEKANEFYLKWIDLCKAQQIPPAQYYTAYYQLHMGCKLLNKPQESIRYGNEYISHVQTNNAGKLTEELDKVIKNYAEMGEYAAVAAMSQQKANAVKSAHTEQSMEYASALAQLAAAELRIGKANEAENNLKKAIEISKANKKTPEHEAVCVEQMAKLAALYKQTGNKAKTETTLLEVAEQAKKLNDKQVQYAKAIDSLAFYYLAIPDFAKTDSLLKFNIELRKKNLTDKHPDYGASLANYADFLIAQNKLEAAEPLLKQANLIDANYHGRGSLEYTLSTLKLADLAALRKNYPEAMRLYRSMLDNQRKLQGEQSPAYQATLKKIADINAEMNKK, encoded by the coding sequence ATGACGCAAACTCGTACAATTTTCTATTGGCTCGCAGCCGGTCTGTTCTTCATTAGCCAGTCCCTGATGGCGCAAAATTGGGAAACCTTGTTCACGCAAGGGCAGCAGGCACTCGCAAAAAAAGACTATAAAACGGCTGTTTCAGCCTTAGAGCGCGCCTTGCCAAATGCCGAGCAGGAGTTCAAAACACAACATCCCAACTATGTTAAAACCCTCTACACGCTTGCAGAAGCCTACAAAGGCATCAACGAAGCCAAAAAAGAGCGCACCTGTTACCTGACCATCCTCAACGTAAAAAAAGACCTGCGCGAAGAACGCACCAAAGAGTTTGCACAGTTGCAATTTCTGACTGCCGTTACTTACGTACAAACCAAAGAATACCCCAATGCCGAGAACTATTTCACCCAATCGCTATCATTGCAAAAGTCGCTGAAACAAGACCAAACTGCCGACTTTGTTGTTACTCAACACGAATATGCCCGATTGCTGCGCCTGACCAATCGCTTAGACAAGGCAGAAGCACAATATGTACCTGCCTACGAACAAGGCATCAAATTGCTCGGCAATAAAAACCCGCGAATGGCAGAAATGGCAAGTGAGATGGCAGATGTTTACTTCCGCCTGAAAAACTACGAAAAAGCCAACGAGTTCTACCTGAAATGGATTGACCTTTGCAAAGCCCAGCAGATTCCGCCTGCACAATACTATACCGCCTACTATCAGTTGCACATGGGCTGTAAACTGCTTAACAAACCACAAGAGAGCATCCGATACGGCAATGAGTATATCAGCCATGTACAAACAAACAACGCAGGCAAACTCACGGAAGAACTTGACAAAGTCATTAAAAACTATGCAGAGATGGGCGAATATGCAGCTGTTGCAGCAATGAGTCAGCAAAAAGCCAATGCCGTTAAATCTGCCCATACCGAGCAAAGCATGGAATATGCCTCTGCCCTTGCACAATTGGCAGCGGCAGAATTGCGCATCGGTAAAGCCAACGAAGCGGAAAACAACCTTAAAAAAGCTATTGAAATCAGCAAAGCCAATAAGAAAACACCTGAGCATGAGGCAGTTTGCGTAGAGCAAATGGCAAAACTGGCCGCACTGTACAAGCAAACAGGCAATAAAGCCAAAACAGAAACTACCCTGCTGGAAGTAGCCGAACAAGCCAAAAAACTGAATGACAAACAGGTGCAATATGCCAAAGCCATAGATTCGCTTGCCTTTTACTACTTGGCCATACCCGATTTTGCCAAAACCGACTCCTTGTTGAAGTTCAACATTGAACTGCGCAAGAAAAACCTCACCGATAAACATCCGGACTATGGTGCATCGCTTGCCAATTACGCAGATTTCCTGATTGCGCAAAATAAGCTCGAGGCAGCCGAACCCCTCCTGAAACAGGCCAACCTCATAGATGCCAACTATCACGGCAGAGGCAGCCTCGAGTATACCCTCAGCACGCTCAAACTGGCAGATTTGGCAGCCTTGCGCAAAAACTATCCGGAGGCCATGCGCCTGTACAGAAGCATGTTAGACAATCAGCGTAAACTGCAAGGCGAGCAAAGCCCTGCTTATCAGGCAACTCTGAAAAAGATTGCAGACATTAACGCAGAGATGAATAAAAAGTAA
- a CDS encoding homoserine kinase: protein MLRDSVRVYAPATVANVACGFDVLGFALYEPGDEIVMRKTNSDKTEIVLITGDGGKLSRDASKNTAGVVVDAFLQHIGQKTGIAIELHKKMPLGSGLGSSAASAVAALFAINELMGQPLTRLEMLPFAMEAERLACGAAHADNVAPSLLGGFTLVRSYEPLDVIKLNTPPDLVATVVHPHIEIRTEDARSILRKSVTLKDAIIQWGNVGGLVAGLLMSDYALIGRSLHDQIVEPLRALLIPNFAQVKKAAMQAGALGCSISGSGPSIFALSTSHETGQRIADAITAAFAEVNIATDCYVSPINAEGPRLLD from the coding sequence ATGTTACGAGATTCTGTACGTGTGTATGCGCCTGCAACGGTTGCCAACGTTGCCTGCGGGTTTGATGTGCTTGGTTTTGCCCTCTACGAGCCCGGCGACGAAATAGTGATGCGCAAAACCAACAGCGATAAAACGGAAATTGTACTGATTACGGGAGACGGCGGCAAACTCAGCCGCGATGCTTCTAAAAATACGGCCGGTGTGGTAGTGGATGCGTTTTTGCAACATATCGGGCAAAAAACGGGCATTGCCATAGAGTTACACAAGAAAATGCCGCTTGGCAGTGGTCTTGGTTCCAGTGCGGCAAGCGCCGTAGCAGCCCTTTTTGCCATCAACGAACTGATGGGGCAACCCCTGACCCGTTTGGAAATGCTGCCCTTTGCCATGGAGGCCGAGCGACTTGCCTGTGGTGCTGCCCATGCGGATAACGTAGCACCGTCTTTGTTGGGCGGCTTTACCCTTGTGCGCAGCTATGAACCGCTGGATGTTATCAAACTCAACACTCCGCCCGACTTGGTGGCTACCGTTGTGCACCCACACATAGAAATCCGCACGGAAGATGCCCGCAGCATTCTCCGCAAATCCGTAACGCTTAAAGATGCCATCATACAGTGGGGCAATGTGGGCGGTTTGGTGGCAGGGCTGCTCATGTCGGACTATGCGCTGATTGGCCGTTCGCTGCACGACCAGATTGTAGAGCCTCTGCGCGCGCTGCTGATACCTAATTTTGCGCAGGTAAAAAAAGCAGCCATGCAGGCCGGGGCATTGGGTTGCAGCATTTCGGGGTCAGGCCCTTCCATATTTGCCCTTAGCACATCGCACGAAACAGGGCAGCGCATCGCAGATGCCATTACTGCCGCTTTTGCAGAGGTTAATATCGCTACGGACTGCTACGTTTCGCCTATCAACGCCGAAGGGCCGCGCCTGCTGGATTAA
- a CDS encoding RNA polymerase sigma-70 factor, translating into MDYQHLSDEELLKKSAEHDRQAFHVIYTRYARRLFDFACRKVASEVAEEIVQDIFIRLWQKPDTGIDNLSAYLFAAVRYGWLNHFREELIKEKFMAYSLQQAQNECFQDENIIVELQQAVQQAMATLPEKTQVVFHLSRFEGLPHKEIARQLSLSEKSVEYHISQALKQLRIALRPFLQAVLLAIGLI; encoded by the coding sequence ATGGACTACCAGCATTTATCCGACGAGGAATTACTCAAAAAATCAGCTGAACACGACCGACAGGCATTTCACGTTATCTACACGCGTTATGCCCGTCGGTTGTTTGATTTTGCCTGTCGCAAGGTTGCATCGGAGGTGGCCGAGGAAATTGTGCAGGATATTTTCATTCGCTTGTGGCAAAAGCCCGATACCGGCATTGATAACTTATCGGCCTATTTGTTTGCAGCCGTTCGCTATGGCTGGCTGAACCATTTCAGAGAAGAACTCATCAAGGAAAAATTTATGGCCTACAGCCTGCAACAAGCTCAAAATGAGTGTTTTCAGGATGAAAATATCATAGTTGAGTTGCAGCAGGCCGTTCAGCAGGCTATGGCAACACTGCCCGAAAAAACACAGGTTGTTTTTCATCTGAGCCGTTTCGAGGGTTTGCCGCACAAAGAAATTGCCCGACAACTGTCATTGAGCGAGAAATCGGTAGAATATCATATTTCGCAGGCACTCAAACAATTGCGCATCGCGCTTCGTCCTTTTTTGCAGGCGGTTTTGCTGGCAATAGGACTGATTTAA